The Pongo abelii isolate AG06213 chromosome 23, NHGRI_mPonAbe1-v2.0_pri, whole genome shotgun sequence genome includes a window with the following:
- the LOC129052709 gene encoding uncharacterized protein LOC129052709 isoform X5, with the protein MGDLCSCIRDDFEFPVDHEIVDAPQPAIKASEESLVHKDRGDGERPVNARVVQAAPLRFGSSKYSGITHQENNLDAKKGVASLPGFNVKSHPDPGIVIG; encoded by the exons atggGGGACCTGTGTTCCTGCATTCGAG ATGACTTTGAGTTTCCAGTGGATCATGAGATTGTAGACGCACCTCAGCCTGCTATCAAAG CCTCTGAGGAGTCTCTAGTTCACAAGGACAGAGGAGATGGAGAGAGGCCGGTCAACGCGAGG GTGGTGCAGGCGGCCCCTCTGAGGTTTGGCTCTAGTAAGTATTCTGGAATTACTCACCAAGAAAACAATCTGGATGCCAAGAAAGGTGTGGCATCCTTGCCTGGTTTCAATGTGAAGAGCCACCCTGATCCTGGGATTGTGATAGGA TGA
- the LOC129052709 gene encoding uncharacterized protein LOC129052709 isoform X2 produces MGNLCSCIRDDFEFPVDHEIVDAPQPAIKASEESLVHKDRGDGERPVNARVVQAAPLRFGSSKYSGITHQENNLDAKKGVASLPGFNVKSHPDPGIVIGLPVGTLYKTSLMRML; encoded by the exons atggGGAACCTGTGTTCCTGCATTCGAG ATGACTTTGAGTTTCCAGTGGATCATGAGATTGTAGACGCACCTCAGCCTGCTATCAAAG CCTCTGAGGAGTCTCTAGTTCACAAGGACAGAGGAGATGGAGAGAGGCCGGTCAACGCGAGG GTGGTGCAGGCGGCCCCTCTGAGGTTTGGCTCTAGTAAGTATTCTGGAATTACTCACCAAGAAAACAATCTGGATGCCAAGAAAGGTGTGGCATCCTTGCCTGGTTTCAATGTGAAGAGCCACCCTGATCCTGGGATTGTGATAGGA CTCCCTGTGGGGACGCTGTACAAGACTTCGCTAATGAGGATGCTGTAG
- the LOC129052709 gene encoding uncharacterized protein LOC129052709 isoform X4: MGNLCSCIRDDFEFPVDHEIVDAPQPAIKASEESLVHKDRGDGERPVNARVVQAAPLRFGSSKYSGITHQENNLDAKKGVASLPGFNVKSHPDPGIVIG; the protein is encoded by the exons atggGGAACCTGTGTTCCTGCATTCGAG ATGACTTTGAGTTTCCAGTGGATCATGAGATTGTAGACGCACCTCAGCCTGCTATCAAAG CCTCTGAGGAGTCTCTAGTTCACAAGGACAGAGGAGATGGAGAGAGGCCGGTCAACGCGAGG GTGGTGCAGGCGGCCCCTCTGAGGTTTGGCTCTAGTAAGTATTCTGGAATTACTCACCAAGAAAACAATCTGGATGCCAAGAAAGGTGTGGCATCCTTGCCTGGTTTCAATGTGAAGAGCCACCCTGATCCTGGGATTGTGATAGGA TGA
- the LOC129052709 gene encoding uncharacterized protein LOC129052709 isoform X3, with protein MGDLCSCIRDDFEFPVDHEIVDAPQPAIKASEESLVHKDRGDGERPVNARVVQAAPLRFGSSKYSGITHQENNLDAKKGVASLPGFNVKSHPDPGIVIGLPVGTLYKTSLMRML; from the exons atggGGGACCTGTGTTCCTGCATTCGAG ATGACTTTGAGTTTCCAGTGGATCATGAGATTGTAGACGCACCTCAGCCTGCTATCAAAG CCTCTGAGGAGTCTCTAGTTCACAAGGACAGAGGAGATGGAGAGAGGCCGGTCAACGCGAGG GTGGTGCAGGCGGCCCCTCTGAGGTTTGGCTCTAGTAAGTATTCTGGAATTACTCACCAAGAAAACAATCTGGATGCCAAGAAAGGTGTGGCATCCTTGCCTGGTTTCAATGTGAAGAGCCACCCTGATCCTGGGATTGTGATAGGA CTCCCTGTGGGGACGCTGTACAAGACTTCGCTAATGAGGATGCTGTAG